The Rana temporaria chromosome 13, aRanTem1.1, whole genome shotgun sequence genome has a window encoding:
- the LOC120920338 gene encoding low affinity immunoglobulin gamma Fc region receptor II-b-like — MSVFLVIAFLSLSVGKSGGAIKPVVTFTPNWGNILQADKVTLTCDVPSTVPEEPRTYQWYKDNQPIPGEQQRLHIIESSREAYSGDYQCQTIGGDISDPVFLNVTINFVILQRPPSAIYEGDPLTLRCHHIKDFHAINTKFYKDDQEIKSSESDSTFHIPNITRSQSGLYKCTKRIQRYDSSKGQTHSDCSFISVREKKLPIKLEVIVAAVIGSLVVIVLSAVLIWKCKKRKRFLEPHQAISTIEITNKPPENNTDPDPQDVCYTYLDISQLPKGNRIKQEDLTVTYATVNNVNT; from the exons CTTTGAGCGTGGGAAAATCTG GAGGGGCCATCAAACCTGTGGTGACCTTCACACCCAACTGGGGGAATATATTGCAAGCTGATAAAGTGACTCTAACATGTGATGTGCCGTCTACTGTACCAGAGGAGCCCCGGACCTATCAGTGGTACAAAGATAACCAACCAATACCAGGAGAGCAACAGAGACTTCATATCATTGAATCTTCAAGAGAGGCGTACAGTGGAGATTACCAGTGTCAGACCATCGGTGGTGATATCAGTGATCCCGTCTTCCTAAATGTTACAATAA ATTTTGTCATCCTGCAGAGACCCCCATCTGCCATCTATGAAGGAGACCCCCTGACTCTGAGATGTCATCATATAAAAGATTTTCATGCAATAAACACAAAATTCTACAAGGATGATCAGGAGATAAAATCATCAGAATCTGACTCCACATTCCATATTCCTAATATAACGAGGAGTCAGTCTGGACTCTACAAATGTACTAAACGAATACAACGTTATGATAGTTCTAAAGGACAAACGCACTCAGATTGCTCCTTTATCTCTGTGAGAG aaaaaaaattacctataAAATTGGAAGTAATCGTTGCGGCTGTAATCGGGAGTCTGGTGGTCATTGTCCTCTCTGCTGTTCTTAtctggaaatgtaaaaaaagaaaacgttttttAGAGCCTCATCAAGCAATATCTACAATAG AAATCACAAATAAACCTCCAGAAAATAACACAGACCCCGATCCACAAGATGTCTGCTACACCTACCTAGATATAAGTCAACTTCCCAAAG GTAATAGAATTAAACAA GAGGATCTGACTGTTACATACGCTACTGTGAATAATGTGAATACCTAA